From Brassica oleracea var. oleracea cultivar TO1000 chromosome C3, BOL, whole genome shotgun sequence, a single genomic window includes:
- the LOC106328805 gene encoding molybdate-anion transporter-like has product MEVFYYMVFGVMAAVVAGLELSKTNKDRINTSSSFNSFKNNYLVVFSIMMAGDWLQGPYVYYLYSTYGFGKGDIGQLFIAGFGSSMLFGTIVGSLADKQGRKRACVTYCIVYILSCITKHSPQYRVLMVGRILGGIATSLLFSAFESWLIAEHNKRNFDQQWLSLTFSKAVFLGNGLVAILSGLFGNLLVDTFSCGPVAPFDAAACILAIGMAIILTTWSENYGDPSDSKDLLTQFKVAAIAIASDEKIALLGAIQSLFEASMYTFVFLWTPALSPNDEEIPHGFVFATFMLASMLGSSLAARLMARSSLRVENYMQIVFLVSAASLLLPITTSVLVTPSKVKEEGLSLTCSIQLLGFCVFEACVGIFWPSIMKMRSQYIPEEARSTIMNFFRVPLNIFVCVVLYNVDAFPITIMFGMCSIFLFVASILQRRLMVISEKPKGEEWSPMKDRNSEVDPLTL; this is encoded by the exons ATGGAGGTTTTCTACTACATGGTGTTCGGAGTGATGGCTGCCGTAGTGGCGGGTTTGGAGCTGAGCAAGACAAACAAGGATCGGATCAACACTTCTTCTTCCTTCAATTCCTTCAAGAACAATTACCTCGTCGTCTTCTCTATCATGATGG CTGGGGATTGGCTTCAGGGACCTTATGTGTATTACCTCTACAGCACTTATGGTTTCGGCAAAGGAGATATTGGTCAGCTTTTTATTGCCGGTTTTGGCTCCTCCATGTTGTTTGGAACCATTGTTGGATCTCTCGCTGACAAACA GGGTCGAAAGAGGGCATGTGTTACATACTGCATAGTTTACATATTGAGCTGCATCACCAAGCACTCTCCACAGTACAGAGTTTTGATGGTCGGTCGTATCTTGGGTGGTATTGCTACATCTCTCTTGTTTTCAGCCTTTGAATCTTGGCTCATTGCAGAGCACAACAAG AGGAACTTTGACCAACAGTGGCTGTCACTGACATTCTCTAAGGCTGTTTTCCTCGGGAATGGTCTGGTCGCTATTCTCTCCGGGTTGTTTGGAAATCTACTTGTCGACACTTTCTCGTGTGGCCCTGTAGCTCCCTTTGACGCCGCTGCATGCATTCTTGCGATTGGAATGGCCATCATATTGACAACATGGTCGGAGAATTATGGAGATCCATCGGACAGTAAAGATCTACTGACTCAATTCAAAGTTGCTGCCATAGCCATAGCTTCAG ATGAGAAGATTGCATTGCTAGGTGCTATCCAATCTCTATTTGAAGCCTCTATGTACACATTTGTTTTCCTGTGGACACCAGCTCTGTCCCCAAACGACGAAGAAATTCCACATGGCTTCGTCTTTGCGACCTTCATGTTGGCCTCCATGTTGGGAAGCTCTCTTGCAGCTCGTCTAATGGCTCGTTCATCTCTCAGAGTCGAAAACTACATGCAAATTGTCTTTCTAGTCTCCGCTGCTTCTCTTCTGCTTCCCATTACAACGAGT GTCTTGGTGACGCCATCAAAGGTGAAAGAAGAAGGCTTGTCGTTGACTTGCTCCATTCAGCTACTTGGTTTCTGTGTTTTCGAGGCTTGTGTTGGAATCTTTTGGCCATCGATCATGAAGATGAGATCACAATATATACCTGAAGAAGCAAGAAGCACCATAATGAACTTCTTCCGTGTTCCGCTCAACATATTTGTCTGCGTCGTCTTGTACAAC GTTGATGCATTTCCGATCACAATCATGTTTGGTATGTGCTCAATCTTCCTCTTCGTAGCTTCCATATTACAACGGCGGCTTATGGTCATCTCCGAAAAGCCAA AGGGAGAAGAGTGGAGTCCAATGAAGGATCGAAACTCTGAAGTTGATCCTCTTACCCTCTGA